The genome window ATGATAAGAATGGACCTAGTAGAAGGGAAAAAAGAGATAATAAAAGCACTCGTAGAATTAGATTTTCAAGAAAAGGATCGTCCTCCGGTAATGGTTAAAAATAGCGAAGCGTTTCCTGAGAGAAATGGCAGTCTTTATGTAATTGCAGCCCAGGCTTATGGATAAAGGATTTAGATTTGCCAAATAAGAAAGAGGTTTTTGGATGAGTATAAAGTTAGAAGAATTATTAAAGCTCCCTTCCCTGCGTGAGGCAAAAGTAGTTGCAGGGAAAGAGGGACTAACAAAGCTAGTTTCCTCTATTTCGGTTTTAGAATATACGGATGTAGCTTCTCTGAAGGAAGATTTGTTTAATAATGATGAGTTTTATGGAAGTGAAATTGTTATTTCTGCCTTAATCATGATTAAAGATGATGTTGAGGCACAATGCAGAACAATTGAGCATTTGCATAAAGTAGGGGAAATTGGCTTAATCTTATATTATGTCGGTGTTTTTCTCCCGAAAATTGATGAGAAAGTTATCGAATTAGCAGATACACTCGGTTTTACATTAATTGTTATGCCTGAAAAGCAAATGTCTTTGCGTTATAGTGAAGTTATATATGAAGTCATTGAAGCGATTGTAAAGAATGAGATGGCTTCCCCTAGCTTTGTAAGTGAGATGGTTGAGCAAATATCTGGAGTACCACTTCCACAAAGAAATATGGACACTGTCTTAAAAATACTGGCTGACCGTACTCGTTCTTCTCTTGTATTAGCCAATAAAAATAACCAGGTGATCCATGCAGTCACATGGCCAAGAACAAGTACAATGAATATCTTTGAAACAGTTGAGCAATATAAAGAATTGTCTGTTGACCAAGTTTTGGTGAAAAGAAATGGCGACCAGCCTTTATATATATCAAAAAAAGTAATTGCCCAAGAAGGAATCCCTTTTTTAAATTTATATATTTTGAAGGAAAAGGATCCTTTAGTTCTTGATACAGCTGTTCAATTAGCAGAAGTCGTGCAAGTATTTATTAATTTATGGGGAAAACACTACGATGAAATAAGTACAGCAGAGCTAATGAAGGCGATTATGAACGATGAAAGTGTAAAGATGCGACGTCTGGCCAATATATTAAATATTGATGTCACAGCTATCCATATGATGTGGATTGTGGAAACGAACAATATGGAGGAAGAGCAACTGCTGAAGAAAGTGAAAGAATACGTCAGACAGAATTATCATGTTTCATTGGTTGATTTTTATAATGGTTTTCTTATTATCCTAGTAGATGATTCTATTATTCAAGAAGATCCCTTTCAGTCAGCAAATCGATTGTTAGCTTTGTTGGATGAAAAGGAACAGAACTTTACGATAACTATTTGTCAAAATATGAACAATACAACAGAGGTTCAGCAAGCATATACGAACTGTAATGAGTATTTACGGATAGCAAAAATTATTTATCCATATAAAAAAATATTTACCCTGCAAGAAATGAATTTTTCTTTAGAGTGTTTTCAGATTATTAATAGTGGAGAATTGGCAATTGAGAAAATATTGCAGCCTATTTCGCCTATAAGAGAACATGGCAACCAAGCAGAAGAGCTCTTAAGTACACTTACGGTATATTTATTAGAAGGTAATAATCGTTTTCAGGAAACAGCTGATATTCTTTACTTACATAAAAATACGATAAAATATCGAATTCAAAGGATAATCGAAATTCTCAAATATCCTGTTACGAAATCACCAGAAGTTTTTCAGTTATACAAAGCTGTCGCTGTTTATCGAATGTTAGCACAAATAAAAGAGCAATAGAAAAAAGAGCATTTTTGTTCAATTAAACAAAGAATGCTCTTTTTATTTTTCGGTTCAGCTAAATACATATAGTTTCGTTATCGATATAATAAGTTTTAATTAAATAAAGGAGGCGTGAAAATGAGTGACAACAGAGACGGAAATCAGGAGGCACAATCATGGCAGAGTCTAGCTTTTCTATGGACGGGCTCGATGATTTGTATACCTAGTTTATTAATAGGCGGTACACTAGTTAGTGGTATGCCTTTATGGGAAGCTGTCCTAGTCGGGTTATTAGGGTATGGAATTATTGTTGTTTTAATGATCTTTCAAGGAATACAAAGCAGTGATATACACAAGCCGACCGTTAGTGTCGCTTCGCAAGTTTTTGGAGAACAAGGCTCAAAGAAAATAATTTCGATTATATTAGCTGTTGCATGTCTGGGCTGGTTCGGAATACAAGCAAATGTGTGTGGGGCAGCATTTTCCCAATTTTTAAGCGTATATGGGATTAATCTGCCAGTACCGCTTTCTTCCCTCATATGGGGCATCATTATGCTGTTATCAGCCATTTACGGGATAAAAATACTGAATATTCTAAATTACGTTGCAGTTCCTATTTTGCTTGCAGTCTGTGTCTATGCAGTTGCGGTTTCTTTAATGGGTGACGGTGTTGCACAAATAAAAAATTATCTGCCGGCTGGATCCATGTCCTTTTTATCTGGACTTTCTATTACGATTGGTTCATTTGCGTTAGGTGCAGTTATTGCAGGGGATTATTCTCAATATGCGAAATCACGTAAAGATGTTGGCAAAGCTGCATTTATTGGGATATTGCCTTCTGGAGTCTTAATGATCACTGTTGGCGCTATATTGACCCTTACTGCTGGAACTGCTGATATTACAAGTGTATTTACAGAACTAGGACTACCTGTTTTGGGAATTATTGCTCTTATCTTAGCAACCTGGACTACGAATGCAGTAAATGCCTTTTCTGGTGGAATTGCCATTATCAATGTATTTAATATTTCAAAAGAAAAAGAACGGATAGCAGTTGCGATTGCAGGTGGTGTAGGCACACTTCTTGCTGTGGTTGGAATTTTAGATTATTTTATTCCGATTATGTCCGTGCTTTCTGCCATGATTCCTCCTGTCGCAGGGGTAATGATTGCTTCTTATTGGGTTATTCAAAAAGGGGACAAATCAAAATGGGCTAGTAAAGCAGGAATAAATTTCTTAGGAGTAATCTCTTGGCTTGTTGGGGCAGCGATTGCAGGCATTCCTGTTATCTTCTCTTTTTTTCCAAGCTTACCACAGCTACCAAATCAGCCATTGATTGGAATGGTTATTTCCTTTGTATGTTATCTAGTAGCCAGAAATATTATCGTTCAAAAACAAGTATCTATTAATCAATAATCACAACTGGAGGGAATCACATGCGATATTTAGATGAAGAAGCGATTGAAAATATAGCAGTTGGAGCAGCATTTCTAGGTACAGGGGGTGGAGGGGACCCTTACATAGGAAAAATGATGGCTCTTTCAGCGATAAAAGAAAATGGTCCCGTTCAACTTTTGTCACCCGAAGAAGTAGAAAATGATGATTTTTTTATCCCAGCGGCAATGATGGGGGCTCCATCTGTGTTGATAGAGAAATTTCCAAAAGGTGATGAATTCGTACGTGTATTTAAAAAACTAGGTCAATATTTAAATAAAGAAGTAAAGGGAACATTTCCCATGGAAGCAGGGGGAGTCAATTCCATGATTCCTATTGTAGTTGCTGCACAGTTAGGATTGCCGCTCATTGATTGTGATGGAATGGGACGGGCATTTCCAGAACTACAAATGGTAACCTTCCATCTAAATGGCGTTTCTTCTACGCCGATGGCTATAACAGATGAAAAAGGAAATATCGGTATTATGGAAACAATTGATAATAAATGGACAGAACGGATTGCTAGAGTAGCTACCGTTGAAATGGGTGCAAGTTCATTAGTTAGTATTTATCCATGTACAGGGGAGCAGTTAAAAAAATATAGTGTGAAAAATATTATTACCTTATCTGAAACAATTGGACAAATTATCCGCTCCAATACAAAGGATGAATTAACCAAACTACACGAACTCTTAGATACTACTAGTGGATATCATTTGTTTGATGGAAAAATTATAGATGTTGAACGAAATACAATGGGAGGGTTTAATAGGGGCTGTGTAACATTAGATGGATTGGAGCAATTTACCGGAGAAGAAGTACAAGTATTTTTCCAAAATGAAAATTTAGTAGCCCAAAAAAATGGTAAACCATTAGCTATGACTCCTGACCTCATTTGTTTAGTAGATTTAGAAACATTAAATCCAGTTACGACAGAAGCGCTGAAATATGGAAAAAGAGTGAGGCTGCTGGCATTGCCTTCTGATCCCCAGTGGAGAACAGAGAAAGGGATTGAAACAGTAGGACCAAAGTATTTTGGTTACGATATTTCCTATACACCATTAGAGGATCTTGTGAGAAAGGAAGTGTGATAGATGTATAAAGTAGGAATTGATGTTGGGGGAACAAATACAGATGCTGTTATACTTGATGAAGGTTTAAATTTAATCCATCAAGTAAAAATGCCTACAAGTGAAGATATCGAGTCAGGGATTGTCTCTTCTTTAAAAAGAGTATTAGAAGAAGCAGGGATTGATAGAAAAAAAGTAACCCATGCGATGTTAGGAACTACTCAGTGTACAAATGCTATTGTGGAAAGAAAAAAACTAGCTAAAGTAGGTGTGATTCGACTGGGATATCCTGCAACGGCCTCTGTCCTTCCTTATACTGCTTGGCCAAAGGAAATGGTTTCTGTCTTAACGGGAGAGTATCGCTTAGCCGGAGGCGGGTATGAGTATGATGGACAAGTACTGTCTAGCTTTTCAGAGGAAGAAATCCGCTCCATTTTAAAGGAATGGAAAGGAAAAGTAGAAGCAATAGCAGTTGTTGGTGTTTTTTCTTCCTTGAAAAACGATCAAGAACTTCGAGTAGCCGATTTAGTGGCAGAAGTGATGGGAGAAGAAACCCCAGTATCTTGTTCTTCCTTAATTGGTTCTGTTGGATTAATTGAAAGGGAAAATGCAACGATATTAAATAGTGCTTTATTTAAGGTTATTGCAGCAACAAGCAATGGCTTTGAAAATGCATTAAGAGAAGAAGGAATAACAGATGCCCAAGTATTTCTCTGCCAAAATGATGGAACATTGATGTCGATAGAGTATGCTCGGAAATTTCCCATTTTAACGATTGCATGTGGACCAACTAATAGCATTCGTGGGGCATCTTATTTAGCTGGGATTAAAGATGCGATGGTATTAGATGTAGGTGGAACGACATCGGATATTGGTGTCTTAACAGCCGGATTTCCGCGTGAGTCTTCGCTTGCAGTAGATGTAGGCGGAGTCCGAACAAATTTCCGTATGCCGGATATTGTATCCATTGGATTAGGCGGAGGAAGTATTGTCCGAAACGTGAATAATGAAGTAACGATTGGACCAGACAGCGTAGGTTACCGAATTACTGAAGAAGCGCTTGTCTTCGGGGGGAAACACTCACAACAACGGACATTGCAGTACGGTTAGGAGTTGCAGAGATAGGAAATCCAGAATTAGTGAAACATATTGATGAAGAATTCGCTCAACAAGCATACGCGAAAATAGCCGCAATGACGGAAGAAGCAATTGATAAAATGAAAACAAGTAATAATGATGCCACGGTTGTTTTAGTAGGAGGCGGGAGCATCATTATCCCAAGACAGTTAAAAGGGGTAAAAGAAATCATTCATAATGAGAATGGTGCGGTTGCCAATGCAATAGGCGCATCCATTTCGCAAATCAGCGGACAATATGAGCAAATATATATCTATTCACAAACTCCTCGTGATGAGGCGCGAAAAGATGCGGAAGAAAGAGCGAAACAGCAAGCAATATTAGCTGGTGCAAAAGTGGAAACAATTGAACTTGTAGAAATAGAAGAAATTCCGTTAGCATATCATCCAGGAAATGCGACAAGACTAAGAGTAAAGGTAGTAGGAGAACTAACGTAATGTTAGCTGATTAAAACAAATGGACTGCAAGAAGAAAGAGAAAATGAGTGCCTCATTTTCTCTTTCTCTTTATATGTGCCATGATATCAGATTTTAAATAGATTCTTTCTTTATTGCCAACATTGAGCGGTTCTAGAATCCCCTTTTTTACACAGTCATGGATATATTGCCGTGTACATCCTAATAATTCGGTAACCTGTGAGGTAGAAACTAATTCTTCTTCTAAAAACTTTCTAAATTCCATATCACTTTTAAATTGAATCATAAAAATCGTCCCAATCTTTATAGTATATTATTATGTAACTATTCAATACCCAAAATTTTAACTAACTAATCATTTCTATTAAATGAAGATATCTTAACGAACCATAAAGTCAGTCTGCTTTCTTTTTCGAGACCCACTTTCTATTTATCTAACGGATAAAAGCATATATTTTCCAAAAAAAAATAGATATAATGAGAGGGAGAAATTTCGAATTAAGTATGCCAAGAAGTGGAGGGTAATATGTTCAAAAATAAGTTGGGCAAGGTAAGATCTGGATGGATTATTGTGCTAGCCTTAGCAACAACAACAATTATTCAATCTTTATTAATGATTCCAGGGACGGTTCTCACTGTAGTGTTGCAAATGGTGACGGATCCAAATAGTTTGAATGAAAATGTGGAAGATGTGATAGAATCATCTCCTTGGTTTATTCTTTTTACTCAAGGGATTGGCTTAATTGGCGGTATAGGAATGCTGTTTTTATTGTGGAAATTTGTGAATAAGAAAAAGATCAAAGAGATGGGGTTTGGGCATTTTACTTCCGATTTCTTTATTGGGTTAATTCTTGGTGCGGTTTCTATTATTTTTATCTTTTTACTGTTACTAGTTACTAAGAATATAGAGCTGACAAATTCAATTAGTTCACCGAACTTTTCAGCCTATACCATTTCCTATCTACTGTTTTTTATTTTAGTCGGTTTTTCAGAGGAATTGACCTTCAGAGGTTATATTATGTCTACACTTACCGATAACGAAAATTCAAAATGGGTAGTATATATCGTTTCGTCATTAATTTTTGGGATAGCTCATTTATTAAATCCACATGTAGCGGCTCTTGGAATTATCAATATTTTTCTTGTAGGACTTTTATTTGCTTATATGTATGATAAGACAAAAAGCCTTTGGATGCCAATTGGCTATCATATAACATGGAATTATTTCCAAGGGAATGTGTTTGGTTTTCCAGTCAGTGGTACCACTCCCCATGGTCTATACGGAATAGATGTTTCCGTGGGAAATGATTGGCTAACAGGTGGTTCTTTTGGTCTGGAAGGCGGTTTTTTAGCGACAATCATTATTGTTCTTGGATTCGTTATTACGAATTTATTTACAAAGAAAAGGTAATTTTCAATAAGCATATTATAAAGTTAAATTAATATTGTCATAGAATAATTAATGAATCTGCGATATAATAAATCGAGCTAAACAATAGCATAGTAAAAATCCGTTTCGGCGGTGGAGGTTCTAGCTACCCTCTTTAAAAAACTAAGAAAAAACAGTACTACTTTCTTAGTAGTGCTGTTTTTTCTATATGAAGGAGATTTGCAAAATGAAAAACGAAAAAGCGGTTGTTGTATTTAGTGGGGGTCAAGATAGCACTACTTGTTTATTTTGGGCTATAAAAAATTTCAAAGAAGTAGTAGCTGTAACGTTTGACTATAATCAAAGACATATTACAGAGATTGAATGTGCACAGAAAATCACCGAAGAGCTTGGCATTAAACACCATATTCTTGATATGTCTCTGCTAAATCAGCTGGCGCCAAATGCATTAACAAGAGACGATATTGCAGTCGAAGATGGCAAGGAAGGAGAGCTGCCTTCCACATTTGTTCCAGGACGAAATTTATTGTTTATGTCGTTTGCTGGTGTATTAGCAAGTCAAATACAAGCAAAACATATTGTAACAGGTGTATGTGAGACAGATTTTAGCGGCTATCCAGACTGTCGTGATATCTTTGTTAAATCATTGAATGTAACATTAAATCTTTCTATGGATAAACAATTTGTCATTCATACTCCACTTATGTGGTTAAATAAGGAAGAAACATGGAGATTTGCGGATGAGTTAGGTGCTTTTGACTTTGTTCGTGAAAAAACACTAACATGCTACAACGGAATTGTGGCAGATGGCTGTGGAGAATGTCCTGCTTGTAAGCTGCGTAAAAAGGGATTAAATGATTATCTCGCTGTTCGAAAGGGGTTATAAGAGAATGCATGACTTTCGAATAGTAGATAGATTGCAAAAATTTGGGGAAGATATTTCTTCTAAGCAATTAAAATATCATTGCAAACGTGTTATGGTTAGTAAAGAGTTTACCTTTGATGCGGCACATCACCTGCATGCTTATGAAGGAAAATGTATGAATCTTCATGGACATACATACAAGGTCGTTTTTGGAATAAGTGGATATTTAGATAACCGAGGATTAATGATAGACTTTGGTGACATTAAAAAAATATGGAAAAACGAGATTGAAATTTACTTAGATCATCGCTACTTGAATGAAACTCTGCCACCGATGAATACAACAGCCGAAAATATGGTATATTGGATCTTTGAAAAAATGGCAGAGGCTTTGAATAAAGATGAGATAAAGCAAGCAGATAATGGGGCTAGAGTAGAATTTGTTCGTCTCTATGAAACTCCTACTAGTTATGCAGAAATGAGAAGGGAGTGGATGGAGAGTGAGTAAAGTACCTGTTATGGAGATTTTTGGACCAACGATACAAGGAGAAGGAATGGTCATTGGCCAAAAAACGATGTTTGTCAGAACAGCTGGCTGTGATTATTCCTGCGCTTGGTGTGATTCTGCCTTTACTTGGGATGGCAGCGGTAAAGAGCTGATTAAGCAAATGCAGGCAGAGGAAATATGGGAGGAACTAGTTCGACTAGGGGGAGACGGATTTTCTTTTGTCACCCTTTCAGGAGGAAATCCCGCCCTCTTGAAAAATCTTTCCTTTCTGGTAAATTTATTAAAGGAAAAGGAAATAAAGATTGGCCTTGAGACACAAGGGAGCAAATGGCAAGATTGGTTTATAGATATTGATGAACTAACTATTTCTCCTAAGCCGCCAAGTTCTAAAATGAATACGGATTTTGACATGTTGGATTCCATTGTGCAAAGATTAAGAAATGCTAATCGAAGTACTCATATTAGCTTAAAAGTTGTTGTATTTTCTGATGAAGATTACAACTATGCCAAAAAAGTGCATTTGCGTTATCCTGACATTCCTTTTTTCTTGCAAGTTGGGAATGAAGATAATAAAACGACTGATGATACTAAATTAGTCGAGCATTTATTGGCGAAGTATGAGTGGTTGATTGATAAAACTATGCTTGATCATCAATTCAAAAATGTGAAGGTACTTCCACAGCTACATACGTATATTTGGGGAAATAAGCGTGGAGTGTAGATAGTCGGGAAGGATTTTAGGAGGATTTTAGAATGAGTAAAATTAATACTCCTCAAATAGAGGAGGCTGTTCGCTTACTATTAGAAGCAGTTGGAGAAGATCCAAATAGAGAAGGATTATTAGATACTCCAAAACGGGTAGCGAAAATGTATGAAGAGGTTTTTTCTGGTCTTACCATCGATCCAAAAGAGTATTTTGAAACGATTTTTCATGAAGACCATGAAGAATTGGTATTAGTAAAGGATATTCCTTTTTACTCCATGTGCGAGCATCACTTAGTCCCTTTTTACGGGAAAGCACATGTTGCCTATATCCCGAAAGGCGGAAGAGTGGCTGGGTTAAGTAAGCTTGCTCGAGCAATAGAGGCAGTTTCAAAACGCCCTCAGCTTCAGGAACGAATAACGTCCACTGTGGCAGATACAATGATGGAAACACTTGAGCCTCATGGAGTAATGGTCGTGGTAGAGGCAGAGCATATGTGTATGACCATGCGTGGAGTGAAAAAGCCTGGTGCTAAAACAGTTACATCAGCTGTACGAGGTGTATTTCAGACTGACAGTGATAAGCGCACAGAAGTTTTTGCGATGATTAAATAAGATAATAAAAAAGCAAAGCACCTTAGAAGGAGCTTTGCTTTTTTATTATGCCATATTCTCACTAGTATCTATTTCATTCGACTGATACTGTTTTGTATCTAATTCACCAAGTGTTTTACTTGTTACAACACCTGACACCATTGATCCACTTACATTTAGAGCAGTACGACCCATATCAATTAATGGTTCAACAGAAATTAATACACCAGCCAAGGCTACTGGTAAGTTTAAAGTAGAAAGAACGATCAATGTTGCAAATGTTGCTCCTCCGCCCACTCCAGCAACCCCAAAAGAACTGATCATAACGACAATAATTAATGTCGCGATGAAAGATGGGGATAAAGGATTGATTCCTTGTGTTGGTGCAATCATGACTGCAAGCATTGCAGGGTAGATACCAGCACAACCATTTTGGCCAATCGAAACTCCGAAGGATGCAGAGAAGTTAGCAATAGATTCCGGTACACCTAATTTATTCCTCTGTGCTTCAATATTTAAAGGCATTGTTCCTGCACTTGTACGTGATGTGAATGCAAAAGTAAGTACAGGCCAAACTTTTTTCACATATTGTTTTGGGCTAAGTCCCATAATCGCAAGAATAATTAAATGAATAATAAACATTGCTATTAAGGCAACATAGGACGCAATAACAAATTTTCCTAGTTTCACAATTGCATCAAGGTTACTTCCTGCAACTGTCTTTGCCATAAGCGCAAGTATTCCATATGGAGTTAATCGTAGTACTAATGTTACAATTCGCATCACTATTGTATGTAATGATTCAACGATTTTTTGGAAGAAAGCTGCTTGCTCTGGATTTTTTCTTCTAATCCCTAGGAATGCAACGCCAACAAATGCCGCAAAAATTACTACCGCAATAGTAGAAGTTGGTCTTGCACCAGTTAAATCTTGAAATGGATTAGCTGGTAAAAAGCTAAGAATTTTCTGTGGTACAGTTGTGCTTTGGACTTCCCCCAAAGATTCTTCTAATTGCTGTCCGCGAAGAACTTCAGCATCTCCAGCGTTTACATCAATTGCTTTTAAGTCAAAACCTGCAGCAGATGCGATCCCGATTCCTGCAGCTATAGCTGTTGTTAGTAATAATGTTCCGATTACGAGACCACTAATTTTCCCGAGGTTAGCTGATTTTTCTAATTTCGTGAAGGCCGCCACAATGGAAATAAAGACTAGTGGCATAACGATCATTTGTAACAGTTTTACATATCCGTTTCCAACTAATCCGAACCAATCATTTGTAACCGTGATTACTTCTGAAGTCGGTTCAAAAAATAACTGTAAGATGGCCCCAAATAATACACCTAGTCCTAAAGCGGTAAACACGCGTTTAGAGAAGGATATATGTTTCTTTTGCATATAGAATAGAACACTAAGCAAAATAAGTAATATAATAATGTTTAAAATAGCATAAAGATTCAATGCTATGTCCTCCTTTTATTGTAATTCCTATAGGTTAAATAGGGATTGCATAATTTCTTTAAAAGACTAACACTAATTGCCTCATTTGTAAATATAATTTTCAAAAAATAAAGAGGTTTTTATGAAGTGAACAGTACTATTCTGTTAAAATAATAGAAAATAGTTTTTTGGGGGGATAGGATGTTTGTACTCGATTACCAATCTCCAATTGGAGTAATAGAGATAACTGGAACAGAAAAGGCAATTTATTCGATCTTATTTTCAGAGAAAGAGTCGCCAGAGAACCAGATAGATGATCAGACGCCTCAGGTTTTAATGACATGTTATAAACAGCTTGATGCTTACTTTAATGGAAATAGTCAAGATTTTTCTTTTCCTATTGAAATGGATGGGACTCCATTTCAAAGGCAAGTATGGAATGCTTTAACTAGTATTCCCTATGCAGCAACGGGATCGTATAAGGATATTGCAAATAGCATCGGTAACGAAAAGGCAGTTCGTGCGGTGGGAAGTGCAAATGGCAGGAATAAACTATGCATTGTCATTCCATGTCATCGAATAATAGGAGCGAATGGAATGCTGACTGGCTATGCGGGTGGTTTATGGAGAAAGGAATGGCTGCTTAGTCATGAGCAGAAATGGAAAACTATCACTATATAATAGGACAAAGACAAAACTCCATCGATGGTACTTTCCCTTTAGCTATGGGTTAGTTGTGCAGGTTAATGAAAAGTATCCGATTCTTATTGAATCGGATACTTTTCTGCTTCTCATTTAGAACTAATAAAGCTCTATTGAAGTACCAGCTCCACCTACGCTGTGTACAGTGATAACCACTAATGTTATCCAACCTATTTTTTATTATAAATGAAAACGATTTCAAAATCAAATATTGTGAAGTGGTGAACTATTTTCAGAATATTATTTCTTTTTTTAGTAAGATGTTTTTTTGTTCGTTAAATATAGATGTTAATGGAAGAGAATAATTTTCTGTTTTCTGTAAAACTTATAAAAAAGGAGTGATTTGGATGAACGAACAAAACGGAGCGAATATCCCTGATTTTGGCCAAATAAATGATCACATGATGAATGCTGATTCAGATAAGACAAGTGTATCGATTAAGACAAGTTTAGATCCTAAAAATGTGCTAGAAGATAATCCTTATTTTGATAAAACAAAAACATATAGTAAAGAAGAGTTGGAAAAATTCAAGAAATTTTTTGGAGGATAAGTAGCAAAATTCCACCTATAAATTCATAATGATAGTGTCATACTCCTTGGCAGCTGATGAAAAACATGTTCATACATATTAACAGCTGGAAAGGAGTAATTTTTATTCTTAGTCTATCAAGCATATTTAGAGCTTCTTTACTTGCATTTTTATATAGAAAATGATTAAATGTATATACTTGTTTTTATACTATATGGTATAAAAAATTTTTATACAGAGTGATTTGTTTTTTCTCATAACTATGGACCATAAAATTAATCGTATATATATAGTGTTTGTAAAATTGAAGGGAGGAAGTAGCAAATGGGGATTGTGGTTGTAGAAATTTGTGATGGAAGTTTGATCACTTCAATAAATTTAGAAGAAATACTAGAATCTAAATATCCAGAAGTAGCCGTGATTGAAAGCAGCTGTCTTTCCTTTTGTGGAATGTGTGCAAAACGTCCTTATGCAATTGTAAACGGAAAAAGAATTTTTGCAAAAACTACTGAGGAATGTCTTGAATTAATAATGAAACAAATTGAAGCAGAATTAGCTGTATTTGCTTAATAGAAGAAATAATAGAAAAGGGAAGTCTTAAGAATTAATTTCTTGATGACTTCCCTTTTCTAT of Niallia circulans contains these proteins:
- a CDS encoding helix-turn-helix transcriptional regulator, encoding MIQFKSDMEFRKFLEEELVSTSQVTELLGCTRQYIHDCVKKGILEPLNVGNKERIYLKSDIMAHIKRKRK
- the queE gene encoding 7-carboxy-7-deazaguanine synthase QueE codes for the protein MSKVPVMEIFGPTIQGEGMVIGQKTMFVRTAGCDYSCAWCDSAFTWDGSGKELIKQMQAEEIWEELVRLGGDGFSFVTLSGGNPALLKNLSFLVNLLKEKEIKIGLETQGSKWQDWFIDIDELTISPKPPSSKMNTDFDMLDSIVQRLRNANRSTHISLKVVVFSDEDYNYAKKVHLRYPDIPFFLQVGNEDNKTTDDTKLVEHLLAKYEWLIDKTMLDHQFKNVKVLPQLHTYIWGNKRGV
- a CDS encoding PucR family transcriptional regulator encodes the protein MSIKLEELLKLPSLREAKVVAGKEGLTKLVSSISVLEYTDVASLKEDLFNNDEFYGSEIVISALIMIKDDVEAQCRTIEHLHKVGEIGLILYYVGVFLPKIDEKVIELADTLGFTLIVMPEKQMSLRYSEVIYEVIEAIVKNEMASPSFVSEMVEQISGVPLPQRNMDTVLKILADRTRSSLVLANKNNQVIHAVTWPRTSTMNIFETVEQYKELSVDQVLVKRNGDQPLYISKKVIAQEGIPFLNLYILKEKDPLVLDTAVQLAEVVQVFINLWGKHYDEISTAELMKAIMNDESVKMRRLANILNIDVTAIHMMWIVETNNMEEEQLLKKVKEYVRQNYHVSLVDFYNGFLIILVDDSIIQEDPFQSANRLLALLDEKEQNFTITICQNMNNTTEVQQAYTNCNEYLRIAKIIYPYKKIFTLQEMNFSLECFQIINSGELAIEKILQPISPIREHGNQAEELLSTLTVYLLEGNNRFQETADILYLHKNTIKYRIQRIIEILKYPVTKSPEVFQLYKAVAVYRMLAQIKEQ
- the queC gene encoding 7-cyano-7-deazaguanine synthase QueC, which produces MKEICKMKNEKAVVVFSGGQDSTTCLFWAIKNFKEVVAVTFDYNQRHITEIECAQKITEELGIKHHILDMSLLNQLAPNALTRDDIAVEDGKEGELPSTFVPGRNLLFMSFAGVLASQIQAKHIVTGVCETDFSGYPDCRDIFVKSLNVTLNLSMDKQFVIHTPLMWLNKEETWRFADELGAFDFVREKTLTCYNGIVADGCGECPACKLRKKGLNDYLAVRKGL
- a CDS encoding CPBP family intramembrane glutamic endopeptidase, which encodes MFKNKLGKVRSGWIIVLALATTTIIQSLLMIPGTVLTVVLQMVTDPNSLNENVEDVIESSPWFILFTQGIGLIGGIGMLFLLWKFVNKKKIKEMGFGHFTSDFFIGLILGAVSIIFIFLLLLVTKNIELTNSISSPNFSAYTISYLLFFILVGFSEELTFRGYIMSTLTDNENSKWVVYIVSSLIFGIAHLLNPHVAALGIINIFLVGLLFAYMYDKTKSLWMPIGYHITWNYFQGNVFGFPVSGTTPHGLYGIDVSVGNDWLTGGSFGLEGGFLATIIIVLGFVITNLFTKKR
- a CDS encoding DUF917 domain-containing protein is translated as MRYLDEEAIENIAVGAAFLGTGGGGDPYIGKMMALSAIKENGPVQLLSPEEVENDDFFIPAAMMGAPSVLIEKFPKGDEFVRVFKKLGQYLNKEVKGTFPMEAGGVNSMIPIVVAAQLGLPLIDCDGMGRAFPELQMVTFHLNGVSSTPMAITDEKGNIGIMETIDNKWTERIARVATVEMGASSLVSIYPCTGEQLKKYSVKNIITLSETIGQIIRSNTKDELTKLHELLDTTSGYHLFDGKIIDVERNTMGGFNRGCVTLDGLEQFTGEEVQVFFQNENLVAQKNGKPLAMTPDLICLVDLETLNPVTTEALKYGKRVRLLALPSDPQWRTEKGIETVGPKYFGYDISYTPLEDLVRKEV
- a CDS encoding cytosine permease; the protein is MSDNRDGNQEAQSWQSLAFLWTGSMICIPSLLIGGTLVSGMPLWEAVLVGLLGYGIIVVLMIFQGIQSSDIHKPTVSVASQVFGEQGSKKIISIILAVACLGWFGIQANVCGAAFSQFLSVYGINLPVPLSSLIWGIIMLLSAIYGIKILNILNYVAVPILLAVCVYAVAVSLMGDGVAQIKNYLPAGSMSFLSGLSITIGSFALGAVIAGDYSQYAKSRKDVGKAAFIGILPSGVLMITVGAILTLTAGTADITSVFTELGLPVLGIIALILATWTTNAVNAFSGGIAIINVFNISKEKERIAVAIAGGVGTLLAVVGILDYFIPIMSVLSAMIPPVAGVMIASYWVIQKGDKSKWASKAGINFLGVISWLVGAAIAGIPVIFSFFPSLPQLPNQPLIGMVISFVCYLVARNIIVQKQVSINQ
- the queD gene encoding 6-carboxytetrahydropterin synthase QueD, translating into MHDFRIVDRLQKFGEDISSKQLKYHCKRVMVSKEFTFDAAHHLHAYEGKCMNLHGHTYKVVFGISGYLDNRGLMIDFGDIKKIWKNEIEIYLDHRYLNETLPPMNTTAENMVYWIFEKMAEALNKDEIKQADNGARVEFVRLYETPTSYAEMRREWMESE